CGCAGGCCAGTCGCCAGCGCCACGACGAAGAGCGCCTCCCATGAATGCCCACGTATGTGCTCAAGGAACACGCGAGCCTGTTGGGGAGTGAGCGGTTCGATCTCTGAGTGTTCTTCCTTCGGCAGGTCGACGAGCGTTGCGACATTGCGCGTCACCTCGCTCCACTTGCACGCTTGGTTCAGAGCCGCCCGAAGCGTTGATCGTATCCTGTTGATGGACGCGGGAGAGAGACCGCTCTTGCGCTTCTCGTTCAGGAGCTTCTGAACGTGACCGGGCTGGAGCTTGGCGAGGGGGATCTTGCCGATCGCCGGCACCAGGTGCTGACGAACATGCATGGCGTAAGACGTGTAGGTTCGGGGGGCGACGCGGGGCTGTACGCTGTCCCGCAACCACCGCTCCAAGAACTGTTCAACCGTCTGGCGCTCGTCGGGTAGGGGAATGCCCTGGTCGACCTGGCCCTGAGCAGTACGCATCTTGCGGGCGACCTCATCGCGGGTCTTGCCGTATACCGAGCGCTGGCGGCCAGCGACAGTCAGTCGGGCTTCCCAGCGTCCGTCTGGGCGCTTGCGGATTGTTCCTTCGTTGTTGCCGCGACGGGTCACAGGGCTGCGCCTTTCTCTCGTGCAGGCGCCTCAGGCACCAGCGTGGAGTAGTCTAGCCACGCGACCTAGAGCTTGCAAATCCCCAATGCATATGATACAGTGGGACATATGAGACACTGTGGAGTGACACTATGAATCCTGAGACGGACATTCGGACACACGTCATCTTGCCCAAGGACATCCTGGCGAAGATCGACCTGCGCGTCGGTCAGCGCCGACGGAGTAAGTTCTTGGCCGATGCCGCCCGTCGCGAGCTTGAGCATCTTGAACTTGTTGAGATCGCCCGAGCAGCAGCCGGAAGCGGCAAGGGCCAGCCTCGGCCCTGGGGGGACACATCGGAGTCGATCGCACAGTGGGTGCATGACGACCGCCAGGCCGGTGGCGAGAGCGACGATGAGTTGGATGCGCTTCGCGCACGCGTCGCCGAAGATCGGCCATGAGCGGCTTTGTTCTCGATACCACCGTGCTCATCGAGTACGCGCAGGGGGTCGAGCCCACAACGGCGCGCGTACTTGAACTGATTGAGGCCAAGGCAGAACTGCTCATCTGCGCCGTTCAGTTGGCCGAGTATTACGCTGGCGAGACGCCGGGCACGAATCCGGCGATGGACGCCTTCATTGCGCGTCTCACACTCATGCCGCTGACTCGACCGGTGGCGTTGCTTGCCGCTAACTATCGATACGAACTGGCATTGCAGGACCGCCGGTTGCGAACGCCTGACGCCCTTATTGCCGCGCTCGCCCGAACGACATCGGCCACGCTTGTGACCAACAATGTGCGCGACTTCCCAATTCCCAACATCACGATTGAGAGACTGGGCGGAAATCCATAGCTACAGATCCTGTTGACATTGTCTAGCATCGCTTGATACAATCGAGCGTGCCCGAGCGTAATGTTATTGAATAGTTCGCTCGCGCTCCCAATCAATGCCAACAACCGAATATTCCCAGCCAGAGCCACGGCCCGAAGAACGGCGTCGCCTACCGTTGTTCTCTTTGGGGGAGGTCGTGGCAACGCCTGGGGCGCTCACCGCGTGCGAGGAGGCGCTTGCCGATCCGCGCGTCTATCTTCGTCGCCACGTCACGGGGGACTGGGGAGACCTTGAGCGTGATGACAAGGCCGCCAACGACGAGGCACTCACCACCGGCGCCCGGATACTCTCCGCCTACTCCCTTCCCACCGACGAGCGACTCTGGATCATTACCGAGGCAGACCGAGCGTACACGACGCTCCTCACGCCACTGGAGTATTGACCTCGTCCCGTTTTCCTATGGAGCGTACACCACATGACCATCGACTGCTGAGGGCTGCTCGCAGCCTGCACAACAACCGAGCACGGGAGGCTGTCCTGCGGGATCGCATCGAGGCTGCTGAAGGATCTCTAACCGAGTGGCTGATCGCCTCCGGGGCCACCTACGCACTCCTCGGCCTGTTTGATCTGCACCTAGAGGCAGGAGAGCTTCATGTAACCAAGCGCGCCGTCCCCAACTCCGATCAATTACCACCCCCACACCTTGTCCCGCCTCACGAGGCGTCACGCGCTCAACTCGGGATTGGACTTGAGCTTGGGGATGCTGGCGCCCGACGCGTTGCCGAGCCCGATGGATACACACGCCGGCTCGACAGACTCACTGGTCTCTCTGAGGGCGAACTGGCGAGCCTAGCGCGCGTCGTCCTGGCCTCGCTGTCGACCGCTGAGGTGGCGCCACTCCTGGCTCGACACGAGGCGAGCGTTGTTCTCTCCCACCCTCGTCAGGTCTTTGAACTGCTGGCTCCTGAGATGAGCGGTCTCTCCCAGGAGCAGCTGCGAGTTCTGACCCTAAACACCCGCCACGGCCTGCTCGGGGCACATCTGGTGTACCAGGGCACCGTGCGAGAATCGCCGGTGCGCCCAGCCGAGGTCTTCCGCCCAGCGGTAGTGCAGCAAGCACCTGGCGTCATCGTCGCTCACAATCACCCCTCGGGCGATCCGACGCCCTCGCCCGACGACTTTGCCTTGACCCGCCAGCTTTCACAGGCGGGTAACCTGCCAGGTATCCGGATCGTTGACCATGTCATCATCGCCGGCTCATCGTTCTACAGTTTCCGCGAAGGCGGGCACATTCCAACAGATACTGCTGACAGGATTGCTGCCTCAGACCTCATGGGGTGCCCACTGGCGAACTATTGCTGGGATGACGCTCTTGTGTCCAACCAAAAGTGACGTACCAAACTCCAAGAGCCTCGATAGACACCTGCATCAGGGCCGTTTTATAATAGCCTATCGCGAAATATGCGTGATATTAAGCGGCAAGTAAGCCCGACCTGAAGCGACCGACGTCGGAGTTGGGCGCACACTTCCATCTCGCACTAACATGGCAGAGTTCACTCGCCCCCATCCAACAAAAAGAATTTGGTCACTGGTGAGCATTTGAGCATGCGAGATGCCATCCATAGCTGGAGGAGGATCCAACTTCAACCACCTTCCAGTCTCAGGCACAAGCCACTCTGCGTGCCTCCACAGCATGCCTTGACTATTGTCCCATCCTCCAGTCACGATCGCGCCGCCGGAAGGCGTGATCGCGATTGAACCAGTATAGGCATCATGCCGCGTAGCCTCAATTTCCGTCCATTCATCGGCTAGAGGATCGTAAAGTTCGGCAGGTTTCCAAGGAGTTCCGCCAACAACTAGCACACGCCCGTCACTAAGGGTGGTAGCAGAATGAAATAGTCTCGGGTTATGCATGCTCGATGCCTTGGAATAGTGGTTTCCACTCTTGAAGTTAACTACTGCAACACTGGCCGTAGGATCAGGGGCTTCATCAAATGGAAGTCCAAGGTATTCATCCGTCCGCCCGCCGGTCAGTAGTATTCTACCGTCAGCCAGACGTGTCATGGCACCACAGCATCGAGGCTCAGCAAGAGGTGCCACTTGCGACCATTTCTTCGAATCGATGTTGAAGGAAAATACAGATGTTGAGGTTCGGTATCCCGAACCAGCTACACTCCTATGGACATCCATAGCGACGACAACTGTATGATCATCTAGGGCCGACGCAGCAGTCAAGTCGTAGTAATAGCCTGGCATTTGCTCACGAGCAGGCCCGGGCAAATCCTCCCATCTGTTACTTGTCCCGTCATAGAGATGAAATGCTGCGCCAGAAGGATCTACGTCCTTTGGCGCACTAACTTCCATGAAGAAAGCCCTCTCGTTGGAAAGTGCGATCAGAATACAATTGCAGCCGTACGCCCTCGTTCCAGTGATGCTTTGACCCGCATTGCGCCATTGACCTGACGCCGGATCGTAAATCACTGCATGGGACGAATAGCCACCAATGCGTTCAGGAATTTGGCCAGTCTCGACAAGCTTTCCTCCCACGAGCATGGAAGAGCCGTCACTCAACAGAGTCATATGGCCCGTTGCACGCCCAATAGGCATTTGCACGGTGGGCTCCCAATGCCATTGAGGTATTGCGTCGGCCTGCGCTTCCCTCGCCTGAGAGGCGAGGTCAGAGACTGCAGCGTGCCCTGAGCCACCTTGCAGCTGCGCAAGCGGATCACCGAGTAGCCCAGCTACCATGACCATCGCTATGGTAACCGGAAGGAAGTTGCGATACATCATTTTGCTACTCCTTTCGCAGGGTCGTGTGGGCGACAGTCAGACCTAGCTCTGATTCCAAGAGTGCCTCCTCACAGTCGCAGCAATATTCGATGTTGTACCAGCTAAGGCCCTCGTCATGTCCCGAGCCATTCGTCACCTCGAATTCAAAGCTGGACGGCTTGTGGTCCAAGCACTTCGACATTTCCCAAGCCGCATCAGCTGGTACATAGGTCAGGCCGTAGCGATCACCATCGAATTCCACGGTGACATTGCCCCCCGTGTCGCACGTAGATCCCACCTTGATCGTGATCGTGTATGGACCTTCAGGATCGCAACTTAGTACCGGTGGGGTTACCACCACCTCATATCGGCAGCCAGGATCTGCCGGCGGGCCCGATTGACATTCGACACATTCACGGTCCCCTTCAACGGTAGCGCACGCAGGAGCTGATGGAGTCGCAGTCGGTGTCGGAGTTAGTGTATCGGTTGGCGTGGATGTATTGGACGGGGTCGCCGTTACAGTCGGAGTCAACGTATCAGTTGGAGTGGACGTGGGCGTTCGAGTAGGAGTAGACGTCTTCGTCGGCGTAGGAGTGCGCGTCGAAGTAGATGTCGGTGTCGCACTTGGTGCACACGTAGCAATGGATGAGGTTGCATATGCAGCAAGGGTAGGCGTCAACTTTGGTGCCACGGTCGGAGTGTTGCCCGGCCAAGGGGTTTGTGCTGGTGGCCACAAGCTAACAGTATCACTTGTCGCAGCACAGAAGTTCTGTAGGCCTTTGCTGTCATTGGGTTCTATAATCGCTGTCGCCAAGGGAACTAGCGTCGGACACCAAGGTGGATCAGAGGGTGTCGGGGTCAAGCACGGGCCATGAGGACACCGTGTGTGCCAGTTCGGGTCCTCTAGCGGCAGGGGCGTCGGAGTTTCTGTCGCTAGTCCACCCGGCGTTGGAGTAGGAGTCTCAGGATTGGTAAACGGACCGGCTCCACCGATTGGATCCATGTACCAATTTGCGCACGTGTCATTAAAGCACATCCCATTGTCAATGCGGAGACCCATGAATCCATTTTGGGCATGATATGCTCCGTTGGTCATGGGTGCCGTATCAATAGGTACTTCACGCGTAAAGTAGATCTCAAAGTGATCGAGACAAAACTGGAAGTCGCAGTTGGCGCAGGGCTCTGGATCGCCCGGTGAGCTCCCTGGGATCAACGAATCTGGAGATGAGTCGAAGCCAAGTAGATCAGGACTGAAAGTGAACTTCTTGGCTCGCCGACCAATCCCCGATGGATTTAACTCACATCGTGGATCGGTCGCGCCGGCCGCGCACAGCGCATCGATAGCGCCGCACATCGTTGTAAAGTACTCATTCTTGATTTCCGCGATGTTGCATTGCTGACCGAGATCCGCCCAAAAGTTCAGGAGAGTGACGCGCGTGAAAAATAGCCCGACGGCTCCGCCTCCGTGAGTGCTGCCGAGGAACTTTTCGTCGCGTCCCGACCACTGCTGACCGGTTCCGTCAATACCGTCTACGAAGCGCGCCGCACAAACGACTGGACCATATGCCACCTCCCCGACCTCGCAGGGGGTTAGCATTGTCAACGGTCGCCGCAACTCTCGCCTATGTGCTTCCTGGGTCGCATCTGGCGATGGAGGATACAACGCCTGAATGTTCTCCTCAGTACAGCCACAATCCTCTCCTTCGCTCAACGCTGCGGCATCATAAAATACGTTCCAGTTGGACGATTCGCCAAACCCCCAGTGATCAAGATAGATCGTATCACCGTTAGAGTTAGTTCTCTCAGCCATGATCTCCATTTCCTTCCGGTAATCATTACAGTCCGGGTCGCTAGGATTGGAACATGGCCAGTTGTAATAGAAGTCGATGCACTGTCCACCGAATGAAGCTGGTAGTCCAATAGGAATACCAGCAACATTATATGTCGATTGACCAAAATTGCACTCGGCGCCCCACCAGTTGATCGGTAAGCGTTCAGCCGGTTGCCCGATCGGCGAAGGCCTGATAGCCTGGGCGGCATGACAGCAGAGGCGCTTGCGGCCCTGACGCGGGAGGATCTGATCCGCTTGGTGTTGAGCCAGGCAGAGACGATCGTGCGTTTGGAGGCGAAGGTCAGCGCGCTCGAGGAACGGCTGGGCCAGAACTCGGGCAACACGTCGAAGCCGCCGTCGAGCGACGGGCCAGGAGCCGGCGGAGGGGAGAAGCGAGGCCGAGGTCGGCCGCGAAAGATTGGTCGAGGCGGCCAGCCTGGTCACAAGGGTCACAGTCGATCGCTGGTGCCGACGGCCGAGGTCGATCGCGTGATCCCTTGCCGTGAAGTGGAATGCGAACGGTGCAAGGCACCGTTGTCGGGTGAGGATCCTCACCCGTTGCGATACCAAGTCCACGAGATCCCGCCGCAGCGGCTTGAGGTGGTGGAGTATCAGGTCCACCGACTTCGCTGCCTGGCATGCGGGCATACGACGACCGGCAAGCCGCCGCCGGGAGTGACGAGCAGCCGGTTCGGACCGCGGGTCCATGCCTTGGTGGCATTGCTGACGGGTCGGCTGCTGCTCTCCAAACGAGAGGTCGTGGAGTACTTCCAGATGCTCTACGGCGACGGGCCATCGGCCGGGACCATCAGCGCAATCGAGCGGCGTATGAGCATGATGCTCAGGGCGCCGGTGCTGGCGGTGGTCCATGCGGTCCGAGCGGCAGGCATCGTTTACGCCGACGAAACGAGTTGGCGGCAGGGGAAGAAGGGCGCCTGGCTGTGGGAGGCGGGCGCTGGCAAGGGGCTGGTGTTCTTCCGTGTCCAGCTGGGTCGAGGACGCATGGAAGCCAAGCGCCTGCTGGGTAAGAACTTTGGCGGCTTGGCCGTCGTCGACATGCTGGGTGCCTACAACTGGATCGCCCTGCGCCAGCTGTGCTGGGCTCATGTGCTGCGGGTCTTCCGCGCCATCGCGGAGCGTAAGGGCTCCGAGTGGCATGGTCGCCGGCTTGAGATGGCCGGTTACAGAGTGCTCGCTGACTGGCGGGCTTGGCGGGACGGCAAGATCTCTCGCGACGAGATGACCAAGCGCATCACCGTCCATCGCGCCACGATTCACGCGCTCCTGGAGCGCGTTGCCGACGCCGGACTCGCCGAGCGCAGCTGCAGGCAATCCGCCTGGCTGCTCAAACGCGAACCTCTGCTGTGGACGTTCCTCAACCACGAGGATGTCGAGCCCACCAACAACCTTGCCGAGCGCCGCGTTCGCCGCGGGGTGCTCATGCGCAAGAAGACCTTCGGCACCGATTCGGTCCACGGTAGCCGCTTCGTCGAACGCATCCTGACCGCCACCGGTTGTCTTCGTGAGCAAGAGCGCGACGTCCTCGCTTTCCTGACAGATGGCTACGCGGCCCACTTGGCTGGACGGCCCCTGCCGTCTCTGCTGCCGCTACCCAGCTGAACGCTTACTCTGGAAGAGGAGTGACAGGGCTGGGAGTGCTTGATGGGGCCATGTCGGCGACTTTGTCGACTTCGTCGACGCCAGTTGAGGACGTACCTGTCGACCCCTCTGTCGCCAGCTCCCGCAGCGACTCGATGACCAGGAGTACCATTAGGGGAATGGCTCCTCCTAGCAACGCACCCTTGGCGAGCGTCCAGGCATCCAGCGTCCGAATCGCCTCCCACGTGATCGCCTTGCCTGTGAGGGATTGCAGGCTGGCGTCGTAGTTAGCGAAGATGGAGGCTGACACGAACAGCAGGATCCCGGCGTAGAGCCGTCGGTTCCGGTGGCCCGTGCGGGCTCGCACGGCTATCGTCAGGCCGATGGCAACCACGCCAAGTTCGATGGCGACCGCCCCGCCCCAGTGCAGGAGGGGAGACGTGCCGGTCTGGACATCGGCGAAGCCATGAGCGACATTGTGCAGGCCCGAGGCCAGCAGAGTGACGAGGGACACGAGGAGCGTGGCGGCGGCAAAGTCTCGACTGTAGATGCGGTGGTACAGGGAGTTCACGGTAGCCTCCGACGTGTGTGTGCTCTGCCTGTTGGACCTGACCCTGGTTTGACCCTAATTCTGACCCTAACCCAGACGAACATCGGCGATTAACGGCGGCGCTGGATGGACGGGTTAGGGCCAGTTTTACAGACAGAAACGGGGTTTCGCGATCGGAGGCGAACATTGGCGAAAGGCCCGAAAGAGGGACTTAAACTCCGTTGGGGAAACCCATGTGGGTTCGACTCCCACCCGCCCCACTGACTGCCGTACCGTGACGATCGGGAAACACATGCCGCGCACCGCCCTTTGCTGCGCCTTCGCCCTCCTGCTCTGGCTGGCGACGGCCTACTCTGCCGCGCACCCCACTCGGGTGACGGCGATCTCCGCGTCCGTCGCTATCGCCGCACCCGCCGCCCAGGCACCCGCTGCCACCCTCTCCCTCACCGGCCAGCTCGGCGGCCTCACCCGCGCCGTCGCGCTCGACGCCGACCGCACCTACCTCGGCGTCGGCGCGCGGCTGCGCGTGTACGGCGGGTGCATCGACCCGCTGACGCACCTCCTCGGCGAGACCGAGGCGCTACCCGGTGTCGTGGAGGACGTCGCGCTCTCGCCCGACACCGGCACGGTTTGGCTGGCGCTGGGCGCAGCCGGCGTCTGGGCGGTCGATGTTGGCCAGCCGGCGCGCCCGGCGCTCGGCGAACGGGACGCCGTGCCGGACGCGGTGGACGGTGTGCCGGTCGAGTCGCACCGCGTTGCCGTCGACCGCATGGGGCGGCGCTGGGTGTCGACGAACGTCGGCCTCTTCGTCGTCGGCCCGGGCGGGACGACCCATCTCCGCGCACCGGCCGACGACGCCCCGCCCGGCCCCGTGCACGATGTCGCGTTCGTCGGCGCGTACGCGCTGGCGGCGTGGGGCACCAACGGAATCGCCCTGCTCCATGCCGACGCGTTCGATCATGTGCGGACGATCGGCGTCATCGCGCTCGCCAATGCCCAGGCCGTGGCGATGACCGGCGGCGCCGGCATCGCCGCCACCGCCTGGGTCGCCGACGGCCCGACGCTGCGCGCGATCGACGTCCGCGACCCGGTCAACCCGATCGCTCTTGGCGAGCTGGCGCTGGATGCGGCGGGCGGGGACGGACGCGCGATCGCCGTGCGCGGCACGACGGTCTTGGTCGCCTTCGCCCGCGCCCCGGCCGCCACGGCCGCGCTGGCCGCCGTTGACGGTTCGGATCCGAAGAACCCACGCCTTGTCCAGACCGAGCGCTGGCCGGCCGTCCTCGCCCAGCTGGACGACGGCACGCTCGGCGGCCTCGGCCTCGACGTCGCCGCGGCGGGCGCATGGGCGATCGTCGGCGGCGACGCGCTCGGGCACCGCGCCGTCGAGATCGACCGCTGGCTGGAGGGCGATCGGACGGCGTTCACGGCGCAGACGACGGAGTCGATCGTGCCGAGCGCCCTGCAGTTGCGCGCCGACACGCCGTCGGCCTGGCTGGCCTGCGGGCGCGGCGGCGTCGTGCCCACGGCGCTTCTCGGCGAGGATGCCGCCGGCGCCCGCGCCTACTTGGTGCGCGCCCCCGGCCTCGTGCTCGATGCGCCCGTCGCCGACGCCGCGCCGTTGGCGCCGCCGGGCCGGCCGTTCGGCCGCTACGCGCTCCTGGCCGCCGTGCGGCCGCGGCTCGTCGGGCTCGAGCACGTGCCGGGCGTCGGCGAGCAGCTGCTCCTGCGCGGCGCGATCACCGGGCTCGACACGTCGAGCGCGTCGGCGTGGTGGGCGATGTGGGCGTCACCGTCGATACGCCGCTCGGCTTTGCGGTTATCGACATCGCCGATCCGCTGGCACCGGTGCTCTCTGCCACGCTGCGCGTCACGGATGCCGCCGGGCTGCCGGTCGTCCGAGCCCGCGACATCGCCGTCGACCCGGGCGGCAAGCGTCTGGCAGCCGTCGCCGCCGGTGCCTCGCTGGCGATGTTCGACTTCAGCCGGCGCGATCAGCCACGGCTCGTCGGCATCGCATCGTCTGTCGGCAGCGCCGCCGTCGCTTGGGATATCGACCGTCTCTGGATCGCGACGGACGGCGGCGACCTCGTGGCGTACGCGCTGGACGCCGTCGGCGCACCGCAACCGGCCGCTACGACGCTGCCGCTGCCGGCGCCGGCAGAGGACTTGGCGATCCGGGGCGGCACGCTGTACGCCGCCCTCGGTCCTTCCGGCGTGGCCGTGGTCGACGTCTCCGGCGCACTGCCGGCGCTCAAGGGCATCGTCGAAACGCCCGGCTGGGCGAGCGGAATCGGGATCGACATCGACGGCCGTGTCTGGGTGGCGGACCGGGCTGCCGGCGTGATCGTCCTCGACGTGCCGCCGGCCGGCCCGCCGCCGACCACGGCCGCGCCGACGGCGGTGCCGCTCCCGACCGCCTGCCCGCGCGCGGTCGTCCCGCTCCTCTGGCTGCCCGCGGCCGAGCGGCCGTGAGCGACGGCGGCATCGGCCCATCCGCCGCTGTCGGACGGGCCGCGCTGCCGCTCGACACCGCTGCGCTGCGCGCCGCGCTCCGCGCGTGGTACGCCGTCCACCGCCGCGCGCTGCCATGGCGGGATGCGGCCGATCCATACGCGGTCTGGGTGAGCGAGGTCATGCTGCAGCAAACGCGCGCCGCCACCATCGAGCCGTATTTCCGGCGCTGGATGGCGCGCTTCCCGACCATCGCCGCCCTCGCCGCGGCACACGAGGACGACGTCCTGTCGGCATGGCAGGGCCTCGGCTACTACAGCCGCGCCCGCAACCTGCGGCACGCCGCCCGGACCATCGTCGCCGTTCACGGCGGGACGTTGCCGCGGACGTACGACGATCTGGCGGCGCTGCCCGGCATCGGGCCGTACACCGCCGGCGCCGTCGCCTCGATCGCGTTTGGGGCACGGGTGCCGGCCATCGACGGCAACGTCCGCCGCGTCGTCGGCCGCCTGCTCGCCGCCCGGACCGACGTCGCCCGTGGCGAAGGAGCGCGCGCCGTCGAAGCCGTCGCGGCGGCCCTGGCGGACGACGACACGCCCGGTGACGTCAACCAGGCGCTGATGGAACTCGGCGCCACCGTCTGCGCCCCCGCCAACCCGCCTGCCCGCGCTGCCCGGCCGCCCCATGGTGCGCCGCCCGCGCCGCCGGCGAACCGACGCACTTCCCGCCCGCCGGCCGCGCGCCCGCCCGCGGGCCATGGCCGCCGTCGCGTGGCTCGTCACCGACCCCGACGGCCGCATCCTCGTCGCTCGGCGCTCGCCGAGCGGGCTGCTGGGGGGCCTTTGGGAGTTCCCGCTGACGCCGCCCGATGAGACCCTCGTCGACGTCGACACCTTGCCGACCGGACCGGCGCTGACGCACGTCTTCACGCACATCGCCCTGACCGTGACGCCCGTCCGCGCACAGGTCGCCGTCGCCGTCGCGCCCACGCGGACCGTCGAGCCCTACGTCGAGTGGCGCTGGCTGGACCGCGCGATGATCGACGGCCTGCCGGTTTCGACGCTCATGCGGAAGTTGCTGGGTCGCTTCGACGCCTTCGGCTAGGCAGACGCGCTGATCAATGCAATGAAATCCCTTCCGGCCCTTCCCCAACCCGTGATCCTCCCCTCCCCAGACTTGGGGGAGGGGTCGGAGGGCCGTAGGCCGGACGTTTGCGCGATGTTCGCCGGTTCTGCTCAGCCCCCCGCCAGCGTCACATCCCCGCCCGCACCGCAACCACCCCCGTCCGCCCCCGTCACCTCCAACGCCCCGTCTGCCCCGACCCCGTCGCTTGCCCCTCGGCCACCACCGCCCCGCTCACCGCGTCGCGCACCATGACGCAACGACCGAGCGTCGAAAGGCGCGCCGACCAGCGCGGCACGAGGTCGACACCGGCGAGCACGTCGGCGTAGTGGCGGTCGGCGGCGCGGAGGACGTCGATGGCGAGGGCGGTGCGGGCGAGATCGCGCGCGCCTGCCAGCCGCAGGCTCACCGCACCGTCAGGCAGTGCCGCACGCGCCTGGGAGACGTTGAGGCCAAGGCCGACGATCACGACCGGTCTGTCGCTCCCCCGCCACGTCGTTTCCGCCAGGAGCCCGGCGATCTTCCGGTCGCCGACGACGATGTCGTTCGGCCACTTGAGACCAAGCGGCGCGTCGGCCGGCAGACGGCCGGCGATCGCTTCGAGGGCGCCGAGGGCGACGGCCATCAGGGCCTGCGGGAGCCGATCGGGCGGGACGGGCGGGCGCAGGACGATCGAGAGCATCAAGGCCGTGCCGGGCGGGGCCAGCCAGGCGCGCCCGTGCCGGCCGCGGCCCGCCGTCTGGACGTCGGCCAGCACGACGGCGCCGTCAGGCGTGCCGGCCGCGGCGAGGGCAGCCGCGGCATCCATCGTCGAGGCGACGGACGGGCAGGCAACGACGGTGTCCCGAGCCGGGCGCGCGCAGCGCGTGGGCGATGGTCGCGGCATCGAGCGGACGACGAACCAGTACCCCGCCGCTGGACATGCCTGGGGTTGCCGCCAGAGTATGGAACCCGGAGACTCTGCAGCGGTGGTGTACTAGCGCACCGGCCACGTGTGGAAGGACACCGGCAGGTAGACGCCGCTTCTGGGCGTGTCCGTCGGCGGCTCCGTCGGGACGTCGGTCGGCGTTCCGTCGGCACCGGCGTGTCCTGGACTTCGGGCGTCGCCGAGGGCGGATCCGTCGGGCGCGTCGTGCTCGTCGGCCGGGCGCCGCCGCGAGGGCGATCGTCG
The nucleotide sequence above comes from Candidatus Avedoeria danica. Encoded proteins:
- a CDS encoding site-specific integrase; translated protein: MTRRGNNEGTIRKRPDGRWEARLTVAGRQRSVYGKTRDEVARKMRTAQGQVDQGIPLPDERQTVEQFLERWLRDSVQPRVAPRTYTSYAMHVRQHLVPAIGKIPLAKLQPGHVQKLLNEKRKSGLSPASINRIRSTLRAALNQACKWSEVTRNVATLVDLPKEEHSEIEPLTPQQARVFLEHIRGHSWEALFVVALATGLRQGELLGLTWQDIDLDAGHLTVRNALQRLDGTLQLVSPKTAQSKRTIVLAETAVLALRGQRAQQNRNRLKAGERWQETPYVFTTGIGTPLDGPEVTRGFQKLLVSAGLPRKRFHDLRHSCATFLLAQGVSHRDIMAILGHSGITVTMNTYAHVLPETQRDAARRMDSVLRGEDKTN
- a CDS encoding PIN domain-containing protein encodes the protein MSGFVLDTTVLIEYAQGVEPTTARVLELIEAKAELLICAVQLAEYYAGETPGTNPAMDAFIARLTLMPLTRPVALLAANYRYELALQDRRLRTPDALIAALARTTSATLVTNNVRDFPIPNITIERLGGNP
- a CDS encoding type I restriction endonuclease subunit M; amino-acid sequence: MPTTEYSQPEPRPEERRRLPLFSLGEVVATPGALTACEEALADPRVYLRRHVTGDWGDLERDDKAANDEALTTGARILSAYSLPTDERLWIITEADRAYTTLLTPLEY
- a CDS encoding JAB domain-containing protein; translation: MSGLSQEQLRVLTLNTRHGLLGAHLVYQGTVRESPVRPAEVFRPAVVQQAPGVIVAHNHPSGDPTPSPDDFALTRQLSQAGNLPGIRIVDHVIIAGSSFYSFREGGHIPTDTADRIAASDLMGCPLANYCWDDALVSNQK
- a CDS encoding IS66 family transposase, which translates into the protein MTAEALAALTREDLIRLVLSQAETIVRLEAKVSALEERLGQNSGNTSKPPSSDGPGAGGGEKRGRGRPRKIGRGGQPGHKGHSRSLVPTAEVDRVIPCREVECERCKAPLSGEDPHPLRYQVHEIPPQRLEVVEYQVHRLRCLACGHTTTGKPPPGVTSSRFGPRVHALVALLTGRLLLSKREVVEYFQMLYGDGPSAGTISAIERRMSMMLRAPVLAVVHAVRAAGIVYADETSWRQGKKGAWLWEAGAGKGLVFFRVQLGRGRMEAKRLLGKNFGGLAVVDMLGAYNWIALRQLCWAHVLRVFRAIAERKGSEWHGRRLEMAGYRVLADWRAWRDGKISRDEMTKRITVHRATIHALLERVADAGLAERSCRQSAWLLKREPLLWTFLNHEDVEPTNNLAERRVRRGVLMRKKTFGTDSVHGSRFVERILTATGCLREQERDVLAFLTDGYAAHLAGRPLPSLLPLPS
- a CDS encoding biotin--[acetyl-CoA-carboxylase] ligase, producing the protein MPRPSPTRCARPARDTVVACPSVASTMDAAAALAAAGTPDGAVVLADVQTAGRGRHGRAWLAPPGTALMLSIVLRPPVPPDRLPQALMAVALGALEAIAGRLPADAPLGLKWPNDIVVGDRKIAGLLAETTWRGSDRPVVIVGLGLNVSQARAALPDGAVSLRLAGARDLARTALAIDVLRAADRHYADVLAGVDLVPRWSARLSTLGRCVMVRDAVSGAVVAEGQATGSGQTGRWR